The Nocardia arthritidis genome has a window encoding:
- the coaD gene encoding pantetheine-phosphate adenylyltransferase, whose amino-acid sequence MAAALCPGSFDPVTNGHIDVFTRAAAQFDEVVIVVSINKNKQGMFSIEERMEMLREATAHLPNVRVASWYGLLVDFAKEQGITAIVKGLRDATDFGYELQMAQMNKKLSGVDTFFIATNPALSFLSSSLVKEVATFGGDVTEMLPAAVHKRLLARIAERRAQ is encoded by the coding sequence ATGGCAGCAGCGTTGTGCCCGGGCTCCTTCGACCCGGTGACCAATGGGCATATCGACGTCTTCACCAGGGCCGCGGCCCAGTTCGACGAGGTGGTGATCGTCGTCTCGATCAACAAGAACAAGCAGGGCATGTTCAGCATCGAGGAACGCATGGAGATGCTGCGCGAGGCCACCGCCCACCTGCCCAACGTGCGGGTGGCGTCGTGGTACGGACTGCTCGTCGACTTCGCGAAGGAGCAGGGCATCACCGCGATCGTCAAGGGTCTGCGCGATGCCACCGATTTCGGCTACGAACTGCAGATGGCGCAGATGAACAAGAAGCTCTCCGGCGTCGACACCTTCTTCATCGCGACCAACCCGGCCCTCAGCTTCCTGTCCAGCTCGCTGGTCAAGGAGGTGGCGACCTTCGGCGGCGATGTCACCGAAATGTTGCCCGCCGCCGTGCACAAGCGCCTGCTGGCCCGCATCGCGGAGCGCCGCGCCCAATAG